The Geomonas ferrireducens genome includes a window with the following:
- a CDS encoding beta-ketoacyl-ACP synthase III → MIRPRITGTGSAVPEKVLTNFDLEKMMDTSDEWIVTRTGIRERRIAAEGEYTSTFAIAAAEKALAAAGVKAEEIDLIVVGTLTPDFPFPATACIIQQAIKATNAFCFDLSAACSGFIYALSTADKFIRSGQVKKALVIGAEVLSRIVDWSDRNTCLLFGDGAGAVVLEAQEGDHGVLSTHMHSDGNYWEILYQKGPGSRKPATHQSVDDKLVYLTMQGNEVFKLAVRAMGEVAQEALEANGLTPDDVTLFIPHQANQRIVDSVGKRLGITRERVFVNLDRYGNTSAASIPIALDEAARAGRLKEGDLLLLDAFGGGLTWGSALIRW, encoded by the coding sequence ATGATTAGACCGAGAATCACCGGAACCGGCTCTGCCGTTCCGGAGAAAGTGCTGACCAACTTCGATCTTGAAAAAATGATGGACACCAGCGACGAGTGGATCGTCACTAGGACCGGTATCCGGGAACGCCGCATCGCCGCGGAGGGGGAGTACACCTCGACCTTCGCCATCGCTGCCGCGGAGAAGGCGCTTGCCGCCGCCGGGGTTAAGGCCGAGGAGATCGACCTCATCGTCGTGGGTACCCTGACCCCCGACTTCCCGTTCCCCGCCACCGCCTGCATCATCCAGCAGGCCATCAAGGCCACCAACGCATTCTGCTTCGACCTCTCCGCCGCCTGCTCCGGTTTCATCTACGCCCTTTCCACCGCCGACAAGTTCATCCGCTCCGGACAGGTGAAAAAGGCGCTCGTGATCGGCGCCGAGGTGCTTTCCCGCATCGTCGACTGGTCCGACCGCAACACCTGCCTGCTCTTCGGCGACGGTGCCGGTGCGGTAGTGCTCGAGGCCCAGGAGGGTGACCACGGTGTCCTCTCCACGCACATGCACTCCGACGGCAACTACTGGGAGATCCTGTACCAGAAGGGCCCGGGAAGCCGCAAACCGGCCACGCATCAGAGCGTGGACGACAAGCTGGTCTACCTGACCATGCAGGGGAACGAGGTGTTCAAGCTTGCGGTACGCGCCATGGGCGAGGTTGCCCAAGAGGCCCTGGAGGCCAACGGTCTAACCCCCGACGACGTAACGCTCTTCATCCCGCACCAGGCAAACCAGAGGATCGTCGACTCCGTCGGCAAGCGTCTGGGCATCACCCGCGAGCGCGTCTTTGTAAACCTGGACCGCTACGGCAACACATCCGCGGCGTCCATTCCCATCGCATTGGACGAGGCGGCGCGTGCCGGCCGGCTCAAAGAAGGGGACTTGCTGCTGCTTGACGCCTTCGGCGGCGGTCTCACCTGGGGCTCCGCGCTCATCAGGTGGTAG